Proteins encoded by one window of Salarias fasciatus chromosome 1, fSalaFa1.1, whole genome shotgun sequence:
- the LOC115390006 gene encoding carbohydrate sulfotransferase 12-like — protein sequence MGKRPTVKLAFLLASLSVGLLIFVYWENIIWFGAESTPTPNRPLTVGGINRTNKDPSQAVGTVRSENIVPATMSNRRIPVQQHEEVEQREEEELQEDEKESGGVSAEDMEQRARKQRIEDVCSEMRSTHKFPSMTRSFNQIPNNELGHFIVDDKHQIIYCYVPKVACTRWKSVMIILSQSQISPLTGKPYTDPKEIPRDVVHNRISHLTFDKFIHIYGSQSRSQMKTKLQTYTKFLFVRDPFVRLISAFRDKLGKPDQYFYMRFGSKILRHYGHVSSLPNIAEEAFAAGFKPTFQQFITYLLDPKRKEVLNEHWLQAYRLCHPCQVKYDFIGQHETFNTDAKQLLKLLKVDKWLHLPSAYPNLTETSWVRDWFNQIPIEAQRKLYKMYELDFKLFGYPKPDGIADE from the exons ATGGGAAAACGACCCACTGTGAAGCTGGCTTTCCTACTGGCATCTCTGTCAGTGGGCCTGCTCATCTTTGTATACTGGGAAAATATAATCTGGTTTGGTGCAGAGTCGACGCCTACTCCTAATAGACCACTTACAGTTGGTGGGATTAACAGGACCAACAAAGACCCTTCACAGGCTGTTGGCACTGTCAGATCTGAGAACATCGTCCCCGCCACCATGTCGAATAGGCGCATCCCTGTTCAGCAGCATGaagaggtggagcagagggaggaggaggaactgcaggaagaTGAGAAAGAGAGTGGTGGTGTCTCTGCTGAAGATATGGAACAAAGAGCTAGGAAGCAGAGGATCGAGGACGTGTGCTCAGAAATGCGCTCCACTCACAAATTTCCATCAATGACACGCAGTTTTAATCAGATCCCAAACAACGAGCTGGGTCACTTCATAGTAGATGATAAACACCAAATTATCTACTGCTATGTTCCCAAG GTGGCATGCACCAGGTGGAAGAGTGTGATGATCATCCTCAGTCAGTCTCAGATCTCACCCTTGACAGGAAAGCCTTACACTGATCCCAAGGAAATACCTCGAGACGTCGTACACAACAGGATTAGCCACCTCACTTTTGACAA GTTTATACACATTTATGGTTCTCAGTCCCGCAGCCAGATGAAAACCAAGCTCCAGACGTACACCAAATTTCTGTTTGTACGAGACCCCTTTGTTCGACTCATCTCTGCCTTCAGGGACAAGTTGGGAAA GCCCGACCAGTACTTCTACATGCGTTTTGGCTCAAAGATCCTGCGTCATTATGGTCACGTGTCTTCTTTGCCAAACATAGCCGAGGAGGCTTTTGCTGCAGGGTTCAAACCCACGTTTCAACAGTTCATCACCTACCTGCTGGATCCCAAGAGAAAAGAGGTCCTCAATGAACACTGGCTGCAG gcaTACAGATTGTGCCATCCTTGTCAGGTCAAGTACGACTTCATTGGGCAGCACGAGACCTTCAACACAGACGCAAAGCAACTTCTGAAACTTCTGAAAGTGGATAAATGGTTGCATCTCCCTTCAGCATACCCAAACCTGACTGAAACCAGCTGGGTGAGAGACTGGTTTAATCAGATTCCCATTGAGGCACAGAGGAAACTATACAAGATGTATGAACTGGACTTCAAACTGTTCGGCTACCCCAAACCTGACGGCATTGCAGACGAATAG